In one window of Meiothermus sp. DNA:
- a CDS encoding cobalamin B12-binding domain-containing protein yields the protein MDRRIRVLIAKPGLDGHDRGAKVVARALRDAGMEVIYTGLRQTPEMIVSAALQEDVDAIGLSVLSGAHMHYFGEVRRLLKEQGADDILLFGGGIIPDEDVPYLKEMGVAGVFGPGTSTQDIVEFLKRAAPSRWAAQG from the coding sequence ATGGATAGAAGAATACGGGTGCTCATTGCTAAGCCAGGGCTCGATGGCCACGACCGGGGGGCCAAGGTGGTGGCCAGGGCCCTGCGCGATGCAGGCATGGAGGTGATCTACACAGGCTTGCGCCAAACCCCAGAGATGATAGTCTCGGCGGCTTTACAAGAAGACGTAGATGCTATAGGCCTATCGGTACTGTCGGGCGCCCATATGCACTACTTCGGGGAGGTTCGCCGGCTGCTCAAAGAGCAGGGCGCCGACGACATTTTGCTTTTTGGCGGCGGTATCATCCCCGACGAGGACGTCCCCTACCTGAAAGAGATGGGTGTGGCCGGAGTTTTTGGCCCTGGTACCAGCACCCAGGACATCGTGGAGTTTCTAAAGCGAGCCGCCCCATCGCGCTGGGCTGCCCAGGGGTAG
- the rnr gene encoding ribonuclease R: MLEQQIYAYFKKHPKKRFSLREVVRGLRLDKDEAKEALDLLVAEGKVLEPRRKLYHLPEAEARKGFEGRLQGHPAGFGFVIPTNPDLPDLYIPKGHLNGAWHGDLVRAEPRPPGRDGKPWGVVAEVLERVHHQMVGRLYFKQGFAWLKPDEARLPALKLKPEGLEGLESGARLVVRVVFPAGRKGAEPYGEVSAYLGQGEGPEVESEAIIAKYELRSVFPPEALAEAERVAHLDAKELKRRVDFRNLRVFTIDGADAKDFDDAIHIERLPHGNYRVGVHIADVSYYVREFSPLDHEAYARATSVYLPGRVLPMLPEQLSNGICSLKPYEDRLVLSVLVELTPKGRVKSYRFAEGVIRSVARLTYTEVEAFAEALEAPETAPGTVPPDWSPELKADLELLLKLTHTLKERRLEQGALDFRFTEVKVEVDEEGDLHLIPQKEPRARSLIEELMLLANRVVAKHLAEQQIPTLFRVHEDPSQEAYNKLVAALGRLGYNLPGGELSPKALQSILRKAEGRPEEAVVSTLLLRSLRLARYAAENLGHFGLAAEHYLHFTSPIRRYPDLVVHRVLRAMMHRKVSQARKEDWIERFPKIAQHASERERAAENAERELTKYYQCLWAERHRGEIYRGTVSGVTGFGVFVSLDNGVEGMIRLGALQDDHYHYYEELLALEGLRTKRRIRIGDEMEVKIEGANPSARQIDFVPTERFYQDQSQAAQVLPGKKRRKKKSGKGAKPTKTQTEASAQEKRTRKVVATEPKSPAPHARARSRRVVGPPDERKGFNKPVKVKAQKIYFGAWGGETNTPAQEIPKVQKKRRKRR; encoded by the coding sequence ATGCTTGAACAGCAGATTTACGCCTACTTTAAAAAACACCCCAAAAAGCGTTTCAGCCTGCGCGAGGTGGTGCGAGGCTTACGGCTCGACAAAGACGAAGCCAAAGAAGCCCTGGATTTGCTGGTGGCCGAGGGCAAGGTGTTGGAGCCCCGTCGCAAGCTCTACCATCTGCCTGAAGCCGAGGCCCGCAAAGGCTTTGAGGGTCGGCTGCAAGGTCATCCTGCTGGCTTTGGCTTTGTGATCCCCACCAACCCCGACCTGCCCGACCTTTATATTCCCAAAGGCCATCTGAACGGGGCCTGGCACGGCGATCTGGTGCGGGCGGAACCCCGCCCACCGGGCCGCGATGGAAAGCCCTGGGGGGTCGTCGCCGAGGTGTTGGAGCGTGTCCACCATCAGATGGTAGGGCGCCTTTACTTCAAACAGGGGTTTGCCTGGCTAAAGCCCGACGAGGCCCGTCTGCCTGCCCTCAAACTCAAACCCGAAGGGCTCGAGGGACTGGAAAGCGGGGCTCGCCTGGTGGTTCGGGTGGTGTTTCCCGCTGGACGCAAAGGGGCAGAGCCTTACGGGGAGGTTTCGGCCTACCTGGGCCAGGGCGAAGGCCCCGAGGTCGAGAGCGAGGCCATCATCGCCAAGTACGAGCTTAGGAGCGTATTCCCCCCCGAGGCCCTGGCCGAAGCCGAGCGGGTAGCCCACCTGGATGCCAAAGAACTCAAGCGCCGCGTAGACTTTCGCAACCTGCGGGTCTTTACCATAGACGGCGCCGACGCCAAAGACTTCGACGATGCCATCCACATCGAGCGTCTGCCCCACGGGAACTACCGGGTGGGCGTCCATATCGCCGATGTCTCCTACTACGTCCGGGAGTTCTCGCCCCTCGACCACGAGGCCTACGCTCGCGCCACCAGCGTGTACCTGCCGGGGCGGGTGCTGCCCATGCTTCCCGAGCAGCTTTCCAACGGTATCTGTTCGCTTAAGCCCTACGAAGACCGGCTGGTGCTCTCGGTGCTGGTGGAACTCACACCCAAAGGTCGGGTCAAAAGCTACCGCTTTGCCGAGGGGGTCATTCGGAGCGTGGCCCGCCTGACCTACACCGAAGTAGAAGCCTTTGCGGAGGCCCTCGAGGCCCCCGAAACAGCCCCAGGCACGGTTCCCCCTGACTGGAGCCCCGAACTCAAGGCCGATCTGGAGCTCCTGCTCAAGCTCACCCACACCCTGAAGGAGCGCCGCCTGGAACAAGGGGCCCTGGATTTTCGCTTCACCGAGGTCAAGGTCGAAGTAGACGAGGAGGGCGATCTACATCTTATCCCGCAAAAAGAACCCAGGGCCCGCAGCCTGATCGAAGAGCTGATGCTCCTGGCCAACCGCGTGGTGGCCAAGCACCTGGCTGAGCAGCAGATTCCCACCCTGTTTCGCGTCCACGAAGACCCCAGCCAGGAGGCCTACAACAAGCTGGTGGCGGCTTTGGGCAGGCTGGGCTATAACCTGCCGGGGGGGGAGCTGAGCCCCAAGGCGTTGCAAAGCATTCTGCGGAAAGCCGAAGGCCGCCCCGAGGAGGCCGTGGTCTCCACCCTGCTGCTGCGCTCCTTGCGTCTGGCGCGCTATGCCGCGGAAAACCTGGGCCATTTTGGGCTGGCCGCCGAACACTACCTGCACTTTACTAGCCCCATCCGACGCTATCCCGACCTGGTGGTGCACCGGGTCTTGCGGGCGATGATGCACCGTAAGGTCTCTCAGGCCCGCAAAGAAGACTGGATCGAGCGTTTTCCCAAAATTGCCCAGCACGCCTCCGAGCGCGAGCGGGCCGCGGAGAACGCTGAACGTGAGCTTACCAAGTACTACCAGTGTTTGTGGGCCGAGCGACACCGGGGCGAAATCTACCGGGGCACGGTCTCGGGCGTGACCGGCTTTGGGGTGTTTGTCAGCCTGGACAATGGGGTAGAGGGCATGATACGGCTGGGGGCCCTTCAGGACGACCACTACCACTACTATGAAGAACTGCTGGCCCTCGAGGGCCTGCGAACCAAACGCCGCATTCGAATTGGAGACGAGATGGAAGTAAAAATCGAAGGTGCCAACCCCTCGGCCCGCCAGATAGATTTTGTCCCGACCGAGCGTTTCTACCAGGACCAATCCCAGGCTGCACAAGTACTTCCGGGCAAGAAGCGCCGTAAAAAGAAATCGGGCAAGGGCGCAAAACCCACTAAGACGCAAACCGAGGCCTCTGCACAGGAGAAGCGCACGCGCAAGGTGGTAGCCACCGAGCCCAAAAGCCCAGCCCCCCACGCTCGGGCTCGCTCGAGGCGGGTGGTAGGCCCCCCAGACGAACGTAAGGGGTTCAACAAGCCCGTCAAGGTGAAGGCCCAGAAGATTTACTTTGGCGCCTGGGGCGGGGAAACCAATACGCCCGCCCAGGAGATACCAAAAGTCCAGAAGAAACGACGCAAACGGCGTTGA
- the lpdA gene encoding dihydrolipoyl dehydrogenase has product MPKHQLVVIGAGPGGYVAAIKAAQLGLDVACVEKEQALGGTCLRVGCIPSKALLDASEKIHAAELNQFVGVKIGQAELDLPALMAHKDKVVRANTEGIAYLFKKNKVTRYLGHGTIVAPNKVLVEGPEGVQELETERILVATGSKVAPLKGVELDYDIVGTSDQAIAYPKVPETLVVIGGGVIGLELGSVWNRLGSRVTVLEYLPTILGGMDGEIAKAAEKIFKKQGLEIRTGVRVTAAFARDGKGVVEYEGGEPLVADRVLLATGRVPNTDGLGLENVGLSTDERGRIPVNAHYQTAVPSIFAIGDVIAGPMLAHKAEEEGYAAVEYMVTGYGHVDYNSIPNVVYTHPEIASVGKTEEELKAAAVSYKKGSFPFSANGRARAMNDTDGFAKILAHAETDRILGVHIVGPRAGDLIAEAAVAMAFHASSEDLARASHAHPTLAEVLKEAALAAWDKPIHI; this is encoded by the coding sequence ATGCCAAAACATCAACTGGTCGTAATCGGAGCGGGGCCGGGTGGCTATGTCGCGGCCATCAAAGCAGCTCAGCTCGGTCTGGATGTTGCCTGTGTCGAGAAAGAACAAGCGCTGGGTGGAACTTGCCTGCGGGTGGGTTGTATTCCCTCTAAGGCTTTGCTGGATGCCAGCGAGAAAATCCATGCTGCGGAGCTCAACCAGTTTGTGGGGGTAAAAATCGGCCAGGCCGAGCTGGACCTGCCCGCCCTTATGGCCCACAAAGACAAAGTGGTCAGGGCCAACACGGAGGGCATTGCTTATTTGTTCAAGAAAAACAAAGTGACGCGTTACCTGGGGCACGGTACAATTGTTGCACCCAACAAGGTCTTGGTCGAGGGACCGGAGGGCGTGCAGGAGCTCGAGACGGAGCGCATCTTGGTAGCCACCGGCTCCAAGGTAGCCCCGTTGAAGGGGGTTGAGCTTGACTATGACATTGTGGGTACCTCCGACCAGGCCATTGCCTACCCCAAGGTGCCCGAGACTTTGGTGGTGATTGGGGGTGGCGTGATTGGCCTCGAGCTGGGCTCAGTCTGGAACCGCTTGGGCTCCAGGGTGACCGTGCTGGAATACCTCCCCACCATTTTAGGGGGGATGGACGGCGAGATTGCTAAAGCCGCCGAGAAAATTTTCAAAAAACAGGGCCTGGAAATCCGCACCGGTGTGCGGGTGACGGCAGCCTTTGCCAGGGATGGCAAGGGAGTTGTGGAGTACGAAGGTGGCGAACCCCTGGTGGCCGACCGGGTCTTGCTAGCAACCGGTCGGGTACCCAATACCGATGGACTGGGTTTGGAGAACGTAGGGCTTTCCACCGACGAGCGGGGCCGCATCCCGGTCAATGCTCATTACCAGACCGCTGTACCCAGCATCTTTGCCATTGGTGACGTGATTGCGGGCCCCATGCTGGCCCACAAAGCCGAGGAAGAAGGCTACGCCGCAGTAGAGTACATGGTGACGGGTTACGGGCATGTAGACTATAACTCCATTCCAAATGTGGTCTATACCCATCCCGAGATTGCCTCAGTAGGTAAAACCGAAGAAGAGCTAAAGGCGGCGGCAGTTTCCTACAAAAAGGGTTCCTTCCCCTTCTCGGCTAATGGACGGGCCCGGGCCATGAACGATACCGACGGTTTCGCCAAAATTCTGGCCCATGCCGAGACCGACCGGATTTTGGGGGTACATATTGTCGGCCCACGCGCTGGCGACCTCATCGCTGAGGCCGCCGTAGCTATGGCTTTCCACGCTTCGTCGGAGGATTTGGCCAGGGCTTCCCACGCTCACCCCACGCTGGCAGAGGTTCTAAAGGAAGCGGCGCTGGCGGCCTGGGACAAGCCGATTCACATTTAG
- a CDS encoding thioesterase family protein: MTIRLPIAVRYAETDAMGVVHHSSYVVWLEAARVEWLEQIGLPYTQIEAQGLAFAVIELGLTYRNPARFGDRVEVETWLYEASSRTLRYQYRVWRGETLLAEGFTRHLCQDARGKAVRIPPNISGALAAHLRPSS; the protein is encoded by the coding sequence GTGACGATTCGCCTACCGATTGCCGTGCGCTACGCCGAAACCGACGCTATGGGCGTGGTGCACCACAGCAGCTATGTGGTCTGGCTCGAGGCCGCAAGGGTGGAGTGGCTCGAGCAGATTGGCTTGCCCTACACCCAGATTGAAGCCCAGGGCCTGGCTTTTGCGGTTATTGAACTTGGCCTGACCTACCGCAACCCGGCCCGCTTTGGGGATCGGGTCGAAGTCGAAACCTGGCTCTACGAGGCTTCTTCGCGCACCCTGCGCTACCAGTACCGGGTGTGGCGGGGTGAAACCTTGTTGGCCGAGGGTTTTACAAGGCATCTGTGTCAGGATGCGCGGGGCAAGGCGGTGCGGATCCCGCCGAACATTTCAGGTGCTTTGGCGGCACACCTGCGTCCGTCGAGCTGA
- the trmFO gene encoding methylenetetrahydrofolate--tRNA-(uracil(54)-C(5))-methyltransferase (FADH(2)-oxidizing) TrmFO has translation MKVHVIGAGLSGVEAAFTAARLGAQVRLYEMRPHRMTPAHHSGQLAELVCSNSLGGESETNAKGLLQAELRAAGSLVLQAADRHRVPAGGALAVEREGFSAEITRVLEAHPRIEVIRQEITEIPSDGIAVLATGPLTSEGLSAHLQSLLGGEFLGFYDAAAPVVLGESINLEIAYRAGRYGQSADYLNCPMDQAQYKHFYEVLTQARKHTPHDWERLEFFEGCMPIEEIARRGYDTPRYGPLKPVGLPDPRTGHEPYAVVQLRAEDRRGQMWSLVGFQTGLKWGDQKSVVQSIPGLENAEIVRYGVMHRNTYLCAPKLIEPTLQFRAHPGLLVCGVLCGVEGYLESAATGFLAGLNAARLALAQEPLVPPEETMLGGLVRYLSSANPDNFQPMNANWGLVPADSGKGKKAEKRTRMYRRGLDRFRAWLVQSVNPEMQLSVETAAGSA, from the coding sequence ATGAAGGTTCATGTGATTGGGGCTGGCCTCTCAGGGGTGGAGGCTGCTTTTACAGCGGCCCGCCTGGGAGCCCAGGTCCGGCTGTACGAGATGCGGCCCCACCGGATGACCCCCGCCCATCACTCCGGACAGTTGGCGGAGCTGGTCTGCTCCAATAGCCTGGGCGGAGAAAGTGAGACCAACGCCAAAGGTTTGCTGCAGGCCGAGCTGCGGGCCGCCGGGTCGTTGGTTTTGCAGGCTGCCGACCGGCACCGGGTTCCTGCCGGGGGTGCGCTGGCGGTAGAACGCGAGGGGTTCTCTGCAGAAATTACCCGTGTGCTGGAAGCCCACCCCCGGATTGAGGTCATACGTCAAGAAATCACCGAGATTCCCTCCGATGGCATCGCGGTGTTGGCCACCGGTCCCCTCACCTCCGAGGGCTTGTCTGCGCATCTGCAATCGTTGCTGGGTGGTGAGTTTCTGGGCTTTTACGACGCTGCTGCGCCGGTGGTGCTGGGCGAGAGCATCAACCTGGAAATCGCTTACCGGGCAGGGCGCTACGGCCAGAGCGCCGACTACCTGAACTGCCCCATGGATCAAGCGCAGTACAAACACTTTTATGAAGTGCTGACCCAGGCCCGCAAGCACACCCCGCACGACTGGGAGCGGCTCGAGTTCTTCGAAGGCTGCATGCCCATCGAAGAGATTGCCCGCCGCGGCTACGATACCCCGCGCTATGGCCCCCTAAAGCCAGTGGGCCTGCCCGACCCCAGAACCGGTCATGAACCCTACGCGGTGGTGCAGCTTAGGGCCGAGGACCGGCGGGGCCAGATGTGGAGCCTGGTTGGCTTTCAGACCGGGCTGAAGTGGGGTGACCAAAAGAGTGTGGTGCAGAGTATTCCTGGGCTGGAAAACGCCGAAATAGTACGCTATGGGGTCATGCACCGCAACACCTACTTGTGCGCCCCCAAGCTAATAGAGCCCACCTTACAGTTCCGCGCCCATCCCGGGTTGCTGGTATGTGGGGTGCTGTGCGGGGTGGAGGGTTACCTCGAGTCTGCCGCAACAGGCTTCCTGGCGGGCCTTAACGCCGCCCGGCTGGCCCTGGCCCAAGAACCCCTGGTGCCCCCGGAGGAGACCATGCTGGGGGGTCTGGTGCGCTATCTATCGAGCGCCAACCCGGACAACTTTCAGCCTATGAATGCCAACTGGGGCCTGGTTCCTGCCGATAGCGGCAAAGGTAAAAAAGCCGAGAAACGCACCCGCATGTACCGGCGCGGCCTGGACAGGTTCCGGGCCTGGCTGGTTCAGTCGGTTAACCCGGAAATGCAGCTTAGCGTGGAAACAGCGGCAGGTTCAGCGTAG
- a CDS encoding aspartate aminotransferase family protein translates to MTIFEQFERHINPGLAGLLRFTGLDKVESHAEGVYVWDTEGKRYLDFLGLYGTLSLGHRHPKVVEAVKAQLDRMPMSVRVLVSEPTTRLAVRLAEITPGELSMVYFGNSGTEGVEAALKFARFYTGKPGFITTQGGYHGKTLGALSVTPREHYQLPARPLVPGVTVVPFGDAKAIEAAIGPDTAAVIVEPIQGEGGIRVPPEGYLREVRRITREKGVVMIADEVQTGMGRTGKLWAVDWEGVEPDILVSAKALGGGVMPISATICRPEILSIYKTEPLIHSTTFGGNPLAAAAALAAIEVTLDEDIPTRAAQMGEYLLGQLAELQKAYPEFIQEVRGRGLLAGLEFSDADIGAVVVAELATRGVLTAFGLNNPKVVRLEPPLIVERNHIDQCIEALDGALKATELAFEGVL, encoded by the coding sequence ATGACCATCTTTGAGCAGTTTGAACGGCACATCAACCCTGGTCTGGCCGGGCTTCTACGGTTTACCGGGCTGGACAAAGTAGAGTCGCATGCCGAGGGGGTGTATGTCTGGGACACCGAAGGCAAGCGCTACCTGGACTTTCTGGGGCTATACGGAACCCTTTCCCTGGGCCACCGCCACCCGAAAGTGGTGGAGGCGGTCAAGGCTCAGCTCGACCGGATGCCCATGTCGGTGCGGGTGCTGGTTTCTGAGCCCACCACAAGGCTGGCGGTTCGCCTGGCCGAGATCACCCCGGGCGAGCTCTCTATGGTCTACTTTGGCAACTCTGGCACCGAGGGCGTCGAAGCTGCGCTCAAGTTTGCCCGCTTCTACACCGGTAAACCGGGCTTCATCACCACCCAGGGGGGGTACCATGGCAAAACCCTGGGCGCACTTTCGGTTACGCCCCGGGAGCATTACCAGCTCCCGGCCCGGCCTCTGGTACCGGGCGTGACGGTGGTTCCCTTTGGCGATGCAAAGGCCATCGAGGCCGCCATTGGCCCCGATACGGCGGCGGTCATTGTGGAGCCCATCCAGGGCGAAGGGGGCATCCGGGTACCGCCCGAGGGGTATCTGCGCGAGGTACGGCGCATTACCCGCGAAAAAGGCGTGGTGATGATTGCCGACGAGGTGCAGACCGGCATGGGCCGCACCGGTAAGCTTTGGGCGGTGGACTGGGAGGGGGTCGAGCCAGACATTCTGGTGAGCGCCAAGGCCCTGGGCGGTGGGGTGATGCCCATCTCGGCGACCATCTGCCGCCCGGAGATTCTAAGCATCTACAAAACCGAGCCCCTCATTCACTCCACAACCTTTGGGGGCAACCCGCTGGCCGCTGCCGCTGCTCTGGCCGCCATCGAGGTCACACTCGACGAAGATATCCCCACAAGGGCTGCCCAGATGGGCGAGTATTTACTGGGCCAACTGGCCGAGCTGCAAAAAGCCTACCCCGAGTTTATTCAGGAGGTACGGGGGCGGGGCTTGCTGGCGGGCCTCGAGTTCAGCGACGCCGACATTGGCGCGGTGGTGGTGGCTGAGCTTGCAACCCGTGGGGTGTTGACCGCCTTTGGTCTCAACAACCCCAAGGTGGTGCGCCTGGAGCCGCCCCTGATTGTCGAGAGGAATCACATTGACCAGTGCATTGAGGCCTTGGATGGTGCCTTGAAAGCCACCGAGTTGGCCTTCGAAGGCGTATTGTAG
- a CDS encoding SRPBCC family protein, whose protein sequence is MRFREELVLNIQAPREAVWAAFQDFSSWPSWAKAIKEVSRVGSAWRFRARGQPPVDLVWVAEATERQPPEYLEFRSVPGVPHNLEISGWVRLSEAEDGGTHLELLFEGHPHYDTPLLDKVADLYASVFGEPNKLLKVTFEQFKAHLEEIHRPRELSSAVT, encoded by the coding sequence ATGCGTTTTAGGGAGGAGCTGGTACTCAACATTCAAGCCCCGCGGGAAGCGGTATGGGCAGCCTTTCAGGACTTCTCGAGCTGGCCGAGCTGGGCCAAGGCCATCAAGGAGGTCAGCCGGGTGGGCTCGGCCTGGCGTTTTAGGGCCCGCGGCCAGCCGCCGGTAGATCTGGTCTGGGTAGCCGAGGCCACCGAGCGGCAGCCCCCCGAATACCTGGAGTTCCGCAGCGTGCCGGGTGTTCCGCACAACCTGGAAATATCCGGCTGGGTTCGCCTGAGTGAGGCTGAAGACGGGGGAACCCACCTGGAACTCCTGTTTGAAGGCCACCCCCACTACGACACCCCTTTGCTGGACAAAGTCGCCGACCTGTATGCCTCGGTTTTTGGCGAGCCCAACAAGCTCCTCAAGGTAACCTTTGAGCAGTTCAAGGCCCACCTGGAAGAAATACACCGCCCGCGCGAGCTTTCCTCTGCCGTTACCTGA
- a CDS encoding peroxidase-related enzyme (This protein belongs to a clade of uncharacterized proteins related to peroxidases such as the alkylhydroperoxidase AhpD.): MAKAKSPKESQKKLASKAKAEAQPTAWVRVPEESEVPEDVRVLFGKFKEKTGFIPNVARNFALTPEHFLRWFRYYDFLMRNEDQSHLSRKEREMIAVVVSSANECEYCLASHSAYLREITGDPVLPDVLAANFRRAHLTPREHALLEFAHQITVDSAVMSSADVQMLRAIGLSDEAIFEAAQVAAMFNFTNRIANAMGWVPNEVYYYQHRSNKEE, translated from the coding sequence ATGGCAAAAGCCAAAAGCCCCAAAGAGAGTCAAAAAAAACTGGCCTCCAAAGCCAAAGCAGAGGCCCAACCCACCGCCTGGGTCAGGGTGCCGGAAGAAAGTGAAGTACCGGAGGATGTCCGGGTACTGTTTGGCAAGTTTAAGGAAAAAACCGGCTTCATTCCGAACGTGGCCCGCAACTTTGCCCTTACGCCGGAGCATTTTTTGCGCTGGTTTCGCTACTACGACTTTCTGATGCGCAACGAAGACCAGAGCCACCTGAGCCGCAAAGAACGAGAAATGATTGCGGTGGTGGTCTCTTCGGCCAATGAGTGCGAATACTGCCTGGCCTCTCACTCGGCTTATCTGCGCGAAATTACCGGCGACCCGGTCCTGCCCGATGTGCTGGCGGCCAACTTCCGGCGCGCCCATCTGACCCCCAGGGAACACGCGCTCCTGGAGTTTGCCCATCAAATCACGGTGGACTCGGCGGTGATGAGCTCAGCCGATGTGCAGATGCTACGGGCCATTGGGCTAAGCGACGAGGCCATCTTTGAAGCAGCCCAGGTTGCGGCCATGTTCAACTTCACCAATCGAATCGCCAACGCCATGGGCTGGGTGCCCAACGAGGTGTACTATTATCAGCACCGCAGCAACAAAGAAGAATAG
- the glmM gene encoding phosphoglucosamine mutase — protein sequence MERRYFGTDGVRGVAGEPPLTPQFVLKLGQAAGAYFKSTHKKPVVLLGKDTRQSCDMLEAALAAGLMSQGVRVEHLGVLPTPGVAYLTKALGATAGVMISASHNPYQDNGIKFFSAAGDKLPDEIEGEIEGLLEREFSTDGIGTVSDFREAERMYLDFLSSKGGSLEGLKVALDTANGATFRLAHRLFQRLGAEVFVMFNTPDGRNINKGCGSTHPAFLRQQVVEMGFDAGVAFDGDGDRAILVDRRGREFHGDHVLYLNALVRREPGVVGTLMSNMGLEVKLREAGINFYRTAVGDRYVYEKLKASALTLGGEQSGHVLFLDHAPTGDGMLTAILTLQAMRESGRDLSEWYEALPMYPQLLKNVRVRDKHSLMKNSELHAAIQQAESQLAGQGRVNVRPSGTESLVRVMVEGPAELIEKVSADLVATVERLDSAI from the coding sequence ATGGAACGTAGATACTTTGGAACCGATGGGGTGCGGGGCGTTGCCGGGGAACCGCCGCTCACGCCGCAGTTTGTCCTGAAGCTAGGCCAGGCCGCCGGGGCCTATTTCAAAAGCACCCACAAGAAGCCGGTGGTTTTACTGGGCAAGGATACCCGGCAGTCCTGCGACATGCTCGAGGCTGCCCTGGCCGCCGGACTGATGTCCCAGGGGGTGCGGGTGGAGCACCTGGGCGTGCTGCCTACGCCGGGCGTGGCTTACCTGACCAAGGCCCTGGGGGCAACCGCCGGCGTGATGATCTCGGCCAGCCACAACCCCTACCAGGACAACGGCATCAAGTTTTTTAGCGCCGCCGGAGACAAACTGCCGGACGAGATTGAGGGCGAGATTGAAGGCCTCCTGGAGCGCGAGTTCAGTACCGACGGTATCGGCACAGTATCCGACTTTCGCGAGGCCGAGCGGATGTACCTGGACTTTCTGTCTTCCAAAGGGGGCAGCCTCGAGGGCCTCAAGGTGGCCCTGGACACTGCCAACGGGGCTACTTTTCGCCTGGCGCACCGGCTATTTCAACGGCTGGGGGCCGAGGTGTTCGTGATGTTCAATACCCCCGATGGCCGTAACATCAACAAGGGCTGTGGTTCCACCCACCCCGCGTTTTTGCGGCAGCAGGTGGTGGAGATGGGCTTCGATGCGGGGGTGGCCTTCGACGGCGACGGCGACCGGGCCATCCTGGTAGACCGCCGGGGACGCGAGTTCCACGGCGACCACGTGCTGTACCTGAACGCCCTGGTGCGGCGCGAGCCGGGGGTGGTGGGTACCCTGATGAGCAACATGGGCCTCGAGGTAAAGCTGCGCGAGGCCGGCATCAACTTCTACCGTACCGCCGTGGGCGACCGCTACGTCTACGAGAAGCTCAAAGCCTCGGCCCTGACCTTAGGCGGCGAGCAGAGCGGCCATGTGCTGTTCCTCGACCATGCCCCCACCGGGGACGGCATGCTTACGGCGATTCTAACCCTCCAGGCCATGCGCGAGTCCGGGCGCGACCTATCGGAGTGGTACGAGGCCCTACCCATGTACCCTCAGCTTCTCAAGAACGTGCGGGTGCGGGATAAGCACAGCCTGATGAAAAATAGCGAGCTTCACGCGGCCATTCAACAAGCCGAAAGCCAACTGGCTGGTCAGGGCCGGGTCAACGTGCGGCCCTCGGGCACCGAGTCGCTGGTGCGGGTGATGGTGGAGGGCCCGGCAGAACTGATCGAGAAGGTTTCGGCGGATTTGGTCGCTACCGTAGAGCGGCTCGACAGCGCGATCTAA